In Streptomyces sclerotialus, one genomic interval encodes:
- the rplJ gene encoding 50S ribosomal protein L10, which produces MASPDKVDAVEEITDKFRNSNAAVVTAYTGLSVAQLKQLRRSLGDNAQYRVVKNTLTKIAAQEAGISVLDEHLVGSTAVAFVTGDPVEAAKGLRDFAKENQNLVIKGGVFEGKALSADDIKKLADLESREVLLAKLAGGMKASMAKAAATFQAPLTKFARTADALRSKAEQGGAE; this is translated from the coding sequence ATGGCAAGTCCTGACAAGGTCGATGCTGTCGAGGAGATCACGGACAAGTTCCGTAACTCCAACGCCGCAGTCGTCACCGCGTACACCGGACTTTCTGTCGCGCAGCTCAAGCAGCTGCGTCGTTCGCTCGGTGACAACGCTCAGTACCGTGTGGTGAAGAACACGCTGACCAAGATCGCGGCCCAGGAGGCCGGGATCTCCGTGCTGGACGAGCACCTCGTGGGCTCGACGGCCGTCGCCTTCGTGACCGGTGACCCGGTCGAGGCGGCGAAGGGTCTTCGTGACTTCGCCAAGGAGAACCAGAACCTCGTCATCAAGGGCGGTGTCTTCGAAGGGAAGGCACTCTCCGCTGACGACATCAAGAAGCTTGCGGACCTCGAGTCCCGCGAGGTTCTGCTCGCCAAGCTGGCGGGTGGCATGAAGGCGTCCATGGCCAAGGCCGCGGCGACCTTCCAGGCCCCGCTCACGAAGTTCGCCCGCACCGCGGACGCGCTTCGCAGCAAGGCCGAGCAGGGCGGTGCCGAGTAA
- the rplK gene encoding 50S ribosomal protein L11, which yields MPPKKKKVTGLIKLQIQAGAANPAPPVGPALGQHGVNIMEFCKAYNAATESQRGWVIPVEITVYEDRSFTFITKTPPASKMILKAAGVEKGSGEPHKTKVAKITADQVREIATTKMPDLNANDLDAASKIIAGTARSMGITVEG from the coding sequence ATGCCTCCCAAGAAGAAGAAGGTCACGGGGCTCATCAAGCTCCAGATCCAGGCCGGTGCCGCGAACCCGGCCCCGCCGGTCGGCCCCGCGCTGGGTCAGCACGGCGTGAACATCATGGAGTTCTGCAAGGCCTACAACGCCGCGACCGAGTCGCAGCGCGGTTGGGTCATCCCGGTGGAGATCACGGTCTACGAGGACCGTTCCTTCACCTTCATCACGAAGACCCCGCCGGCCTCCAAGATGATCCTGAAGGCCGCGGGCGTGGAGAAGGGCTCCGGCGAGCCGCACAAGACCAAGGTCGCCAAGATCACGGCTGACCAGGTCCGCGAGATCGCCACCACCAAGATGCCCGACCTGAACGCCAACGACCTGGACGCCGCGTCGAAGATCATCGCCGGCACCGCCCGTTCCATGGGCATCACGGTCGAAGGCTGA
- a CDS encoding pyridoxal phosphate-dependent aminotransferase has product MSAATPPAQSPTERRVSARVGAISESATLAVDAKAKALKAAGRPVIGFGAGEPDFPTPDYIVEAAVEACRNPKFHRYTPAGGLPELKSAIAAKTLRDSGYEVEAANILVTNGGKQAIYEAFAAVLDPGDEVIVPAPYWTTYPESIQLAGGVPVPVVADETTGYRVSVEQLEAARTENTKMVLFVSPSNPTGAVYSREQVEAIGRWAAEHGLWVMTDEIYEHLVYGDAEFSSLPVVVPELREKCIVVNGVAKTYAMTGWRVGWVIGPKDVIKAATNLQSHATSNVSNVAQAAAIAAVSGDLKAVDEMKVAFDRRRKKIVQMLNEIDGIVCPEPEGAFYAYPSVKGLLGKEIRGKRPETSVELAEVILEEAEVAVVPGEAFGTPGYLRLSYALGDEDLVEGVSRIQKLLAEAE; this is encoded by the coding sequence ATGAGTGCTGCTACTCCTCCCGCACAGTCCCCTACCGAGCGTCGTGTGTCGGCCCGTGTCGGCGCGATCTCCGAGTCCGCCACGCTGGCCGTGGACGCCAAGGCGAAGGCCCTCAAGGCCGCCGGGCGCCCGGTGATCGGCTTCGGCGCCGGTGAGCCCGACTTCCCGACCCCCGACTACATCGTCGAGGCCGCCGTCGAAGCCTGCCGCAACCCCAAGTTCCACCGCTACACGCCGGCCGGCGGCCTCCCGGAGCTGAAGTCCGCGATCGCCGCGAAGACGCTGCGCGACTCGGGGTACGAGGTCGAGGCCGCCAACATCCTGGTGACCAACGGCGGCAAGCAGGCCATCTACGAGGCGTTCGCGGCCGTCCTCGACCCGGGCGACGAGGTCATCGTCCCGGCCCCGTACTGGACCACCTACCCCGAGTCGATCCAGCTCGCGGGCGGTGTCCCGGTCCCGGTCGTGGCCGACGAGACCACCGGTTACCGCGTGAGCGTGGAGCAGCTGGAGGCGGCCCGTACGGAGAACACCAAGATGGTGCTCTTCGTGTCGCCGTCCAACCCGACCGGCGCGGTCTACAGCCGCGAGCAGGTCGAGGCGATCGGCCGCTGGGCCGCCGAGCACGGCCTGTGGGTCATGACGGACGAGATCTACGAGCACCTCGTCTACGGCGACGCGGAGTTCTCCTCGCTGCCGGTCGTCGTCCCGGAGCTGCGCGAGAAGTGCATCGTCGTCAACGGCGTCGCCAAGACGTACGCCATGACCGGCTGGCGGGTGGGCTGGGTCATCGGCCCGAAGGACGTCATCAAGGCCGCGACCAACCTGCAGTCGCACGCCACGTCGAACGTCTCCAACGTCGCGCAGGCCGCCGCCATCGCGGCCGTCTCCGGCGACCTGAAGGCCGTCGACGAGATGAAGGTCGCCTTCGACCGCCGCCGCAAGAAGATCGTCCAGATGCTCAACGAGATCGACGGCATCGTGTGCCCCGAGCCCGAGGGCGCGTTCTACGCGTACCCCTCGGTGAAGGGGCTGCTCGGCAAGGAGATCCGGGGCAAGCGGCCGGAGACCAGCGTGGAGCTGGCCGAGGTCATCCTGGAGGAGGCCGAGGTCGCGGTCGTCCCGGGCGAGGCCTTCGGTACGCCGGGCTACCTGCGCCTCTCGTACGCGCTGGGTGACGAGGACCTCGTCGAGGGCGTGTCGCGCATCCAGAAGCTGCTGGCCGAGGCGGAGTGA
- a CDS encoding adenosine deaminase: protein MERVRDLRLLPKAHLHLHFTGSMRSSTLLELAEKYGVHLPEALSGGEPPKLRATDERGWFRFQRLYDIARSCLRSPEDIRRLVRETAEEDVRDGSRWLEIQVDPTSYAPRLGGLIPALEIILDAVADASRETGLGMRVLVAANRMKHPLDARTLARLAVRYADHGVVGFGLSNDERRGFARDFDRAFAIARHGGLLAAPHGGELSGPASVRDCLDDLHAGRVGHGVRAAEDPYLVKRLADSGVTCEVCPASNVALGVYEKPEDVPLRTLFDAGVPMALGADDPLLFGARLAAQYEIAREHHGFSDAELAELARQSVRGSRAPLDEQRRMLADIDAWLAA, encoded by the coding sequence ATGGAGCGTGTCCGAGATCTCCGTCTGCTGCCCAAGGCCCATCTGCATCTGCACTTCACCGGCTCGATGCGGTCCTCGACCCTGCTGGAGCTCGCCGAGAAGTACGGCGTCCACCTGCCGGAGGCGCTGAGCGGGGGTGAGCCGCCGAAGCTGCGGGCGACCGACGAGCGCGGCTGGTTCAGATTCCAGCGGCTGTACGACATCGCGCGGTCCTGTCTGAGATCGCCCGAGGACATCCGGCGGCTGGTGCGCGAGACGGCCGAGGAGGACGTCCGGGACGGCTCCCGCTGGCTGGAGATCCAGGTCGATCCCACCTCGTACGCGCCCCGGCTGGGCGGACTGATCCCGGCGCTGGAGATCATCCTCGACGCGGTGGCGGACGCCTCCCGCGAGACCGGCCTCGGGATGCGCGTCCTGGTCGCCGCGAACCGCATGAAGCACCCCCTGGACGCCCGCACGCTGGCCCGGCTCGCGGTGCGCTACGCCGACCACGGGGTGGTGGGTTTCGGCCTCTCCAACGACGAACGGCGCGGTTTCGCGCGCGACTTCGACCGGGCGTTCGCGATCGCCCGGCACGGCGGGCTGCTGGCCGCGCCGCACGGCGGTGAGCTGTCGGGCCCCGCCAGCGTCCGGGACTGCCTGGACGACCTGCACGCCGGCCGGGTCGGGCACGGCGTACGGGCCGCCGAGGACCCGTACCTGGTGAAGCGGCTGGCGGACTCCGGCGTGACCTGTGAGGTGTGCCCGGCCTCGAACGTGGCGCTGGGCGTGTACGAGAAGCCCGAGGACGTGCCCCTGCGGACGCTCTTCGACGCGGGCGTGCCGATGGCGCTGGGCGCGGACGACCCGCTGCTGTTCGGGGCCCGGCTGGCGGCGCAGTACGAGATCGCCCGCGAGCACCACGGCTTCTCGGACGCCGAACTGGCCGAGCTGGCCCGGCAGTCGGTACGCGGCTCCCGCGCGCCGCTGGACGAGCAGCGGCGGATGCTGGCGGACATCGACGCCTGGCTGGCGGCCTGA
- the rplA gene encoding 50S ribosomal protein L1, which produces MKRSKTLRNADAKIDKERLYAPLEAVRLAKDTSSVKFDATVEVAMRLGVDPRKADQMVRGTVNLPHGTGKTARVLVFATGDRAAAAEAAGADIVGADELIDEVSKGRLDFDAVVATPDLMGKVGRLGRVLGPRGLMPNPKTGTVTPDVAKAVTDIKGGKIEFRVDKHANLHFIIGKVSFDDAKLVENYAAALEEINRLKPSAAKGRYIKKATITTTMGPGVPVDANRTRNLLVEEDPAAV; this is translated from the coding sequence GTGAAGCGCAGCAAGACTCTTCGCAACGCGGACGCGAAGATCGACAAGGAGCGTCTGTACGCCCCCCTCGAGGCCGTCCGTCTCGCCAAGGACACCTCGTCCGTCAAGTTCGACGCGACCGTCGAGGTCGCCATGCGTCTGGGTGTCGACCCGCGCAAGGCCGACCAGATGGTCCGTGGCACCGTGAACCTCCCGCACGGCACCGGTAAGACCGCCCGGGTCCTGGTCTTCGCGACCGGTGACCGTGCTGCGGCCGCGGAAGCCGCCGGCGCCGACATCGTCGGCGCGGACGAGCTGATCGACGAGGTCTCCAAGGGCCGCCTGGACTTCGACGCCGTCGTCGCCACCCCGGACCTCATGGGCAAGGTCGGCCGCCTCGGCCGCGTGCTCGGTCCCCGTGGCCTGATGCCGAACCCGAAGACCGGCACCGTCACCCCGGATGTCGCCAAGGCTGTCACCGACATCAAGGGCGGCAAGATCGAGTTCCGCGTGGACAAGCACGCGAACCTCCACTTCATCATCGGCAAGGTGTCCTTCGACGACGCCAAGCTGGTGGAGAACTACGCCGCGGCGCTCGAGGAGATCAACCGCCTCAAGCCGTCCGCCGCCAAGGGCCGCTACATCAAGAAGGCCACCATCACCACCACGATGGGCCCCGGCGTTCCGGTGGACGCCAACCGCACCCGTAACCTCCTCGTCGAGGAGGACCCGGCCGCGGTCTGA
- a CDS encoding TetR/AcrR family transcriptional regulator, which yields MPTPKSTPARILDAAHELLRTAGLARTTTKEIARAAGCSEAALYKHFANKEEIFVRVLKERLPSVGPLLEELTADPGERTVEECLTAVARRALDLYTQTLPIAGSLFAEPALLRRHQEGLAELGTGPREPRDQLARYLRRERDRGRIRADADPEAAAALLLGACFQRVFFTAFAQAEAGAGEEAGDFAAEVARTVLTGIG from the coding sequence ATGCCCACCCCGAAGTCAACGCCCGCCAGGATCCTCGACGCGGCCCACGAACTCCTGCGCACCGCCGGGCTCGCCCGCACCACGACCAAAGAGATCGCGCGCGCCGCCGGCTGCTCCGAGGCCGCGCTCTACAAGCACTTCGCGAACAAGGAAGAGATTTTCGTGCGGGTGCTGAAGGAACGGCTCCCGAGTGTCGGCCCGCTCCTGGAGGAGCTCACCGCCGACCCGGGGGAGCGAACCGTCGAGGAGTGCCTGACCGCCGTCGCCCGCCGGGCCCTGGACCTGTATACGCAGACCCTGCCGATCGCCGGCTCACTCTTCGCCGAACCCGCGCTGCTGCGGCGGCACCAGGAAGGCCTGGCGGAGCTCGGCACGGGGCCGCGCGAACCACGCGACCAGCTCGCCCGTTACCTGCGCCGCGAACGGGACCGCGGCCGCATCCGCGCCGACGCCGACCCCGAGGCCGCCGCCGCGCTGCTGCTCGGCGCCTGCTTCCAGCGCGTCTTCTTCACGGCCTTCGCGCAGGCGGAAGCGGGCGCGGGCGAGGAGGCGGGCGACTTCGCGGCGGAAGTGGCCCGTACGGTCCTCACGGGCATCGGCTGA
- a CDS encoding NAD(P)-dependent oxidoreductase, translated as MTLRLTVFGATGGIGQEIVKQGLAAGHEVTAVVRDPARLTASGPGLEVFRADLADPETLRPAVAGRDAVLSGLGARSRKEAVAGAATRVTVPVLRAMEAEGVRRLLVVSAAPVGPAPEGDPLLDRAVRAVISALLKDVYTDLTAMEAELARSATDWTAVRPPKLTDGPLTGTYRTAVGTGPRSGRTVSRADVAHAMLAMIGDPTTVKRGVGVAY; from the coding sequence ATGACACTTCGGCTCACGGTCTTCGGCGCGACCGGCGGCATCGGACAGGAGATCGTCAAGCAGGGCCTGGCGGCGGGTCACGAAGTGACGGCCGTGGTGCGCGACCCCGCGCGGCTGACGGCCTCGGGGCCCGGTCTGGAGGTGTTCCGGGCGGACCTCGCGGACCCGGAGACGCTGCGCCCGGCGGTGGCGGGGCGGGACGCGGTCCTCTCCGGGCTGGGCGCGCGCTCCCGTAAGGAGGCGGTGGCGGGGGCCGCCACCCGGGTGACGGTTCCCGTACTGCGCGCCATGGAGGCGGAGGGTGTGCGGCGCCTCCTGGTGGTGAGCGCGGCACCCGTGGGCCCGGCCCCCGAGGGCGATCCGCTCCTCGACCGCGCCGTACGGGCGGTGATCAGCGCGCTCCTGAAGGACGTCTACACCGACCTCACCGCCATGGAGGCCGAGCTGGCCCGCTCCGCGACGGACTGGACCGCCGTACGCCCGCCGAAGCTGACCGACGGCCCGCTGACCGGCACGTACCGTACGGCGGTCGGCACCGGGCCGCGCAGCGGCCGCACCGTCTCCCGTGCCGACGTGGCCCACGCGATGCTCGCGATGATCGGCGACCCGACCACCGTGAAGCGGGGCGTGGGCGTGGCCTACTAG
- the rpoB gene encoding DNA-directed RNA polymerase subunit beta, translating to MAASRNASTANTNNGDSTAPLRISFAKIKEPLGVPNLLALQTESFDWLLGNAAWKGRVEAALESGQDVPTKSGLEEIFEEISPIEDFSGSMSLTFRDHRFEPPKNSIDECKERDFTYAAPLFVTAEFTNNETGEIKSQTVFMGDFPLMTNKGTFCINGTERVVVSQLVRSPGVYFDSQIDKTSDKDIFSAKIIPSRGAWLEMEIDKRDMVGVRIDRKRKQSVTVLLKALGWTTEQILEEFGEYESMRATLEKDHTQGQDDALLDIYRKLRPGEPPTREAAQTLLENLYFNPKRYDLAKVGRYKVNKKLGGDEPLDAGVLTTDDIIATIKYLVKLHAGETETIGENGTEIVVETDDIDHFGNRRLRNVGELIQNQVRTGLARMERVVRERMTTQDVEAITPQTLINIRPVVASIKEFFGTSQLSQFMDQTNPLSGLTHKRRLSALGPGGLSRERAGLDVRDVHPSHYGRMCPIETPEGPNIGLIGSLASYGRVNVFGFIETPYRKVIDGQVTEEVKYLTADEEDRYIIAQANAPLTEDMRFAEQRVLVRRRGGEADLVNAEEVDFMDVSPRQMVSAATAMIPFLEHDDANRALMGSNMMRQAVPLIKAEAPLVGTGMEYRCAVDAGDVIKAEKDGVVQEVSADYITVANDDGTYTTYRVAKFTRSNQGTSFNQKVVVDEGARVIEGQVLADGPSTDEGEMALGKNLLVAFMPWEGHNYEDAIILSQRLVQDDVLSSIHIEEHEVDARDTKLGPEEITRDIPNVSEEVLADLDERGIIRIGAEVVAGDILVGKVTPKGETELTPEERLLRAIFGEKAREVRDTSLKVPHGETGKVIGVRVFDREEGDELPPGVNQLVRVYVAQKRKITDGDKLAGRHGNKGVISKILPVEDMPFLEDGTPVDIILNPLGVPSRMNPGQVLEIHLGWLASQGWKVEGSEEWQQRLQAIGADDVAPRTNVATPVFDGARQDELQGLFDSTLPNRDGERMVKSSGKARLFDGRSGEPFPDPISVGYMYILKLHHLVDDKLHARSTGPYSMITQQPLGGKAQFGGQRFGEMEVWALEAYGAAYALQELLTIKSDDVTGRVKVYEAIVKGENIPEPGIPESFKVLIKEMQSLCLNVEVLSSDGMSIEMRDTDEDVFRAAEELGIDLSRREPSSVEEV from the coding sequence TTGGCCGCCTCGCGCAACGCCTCGACTGCCAATACGAACAACGGCGACAGCACCGCCCCGCTGCGCATCTCTTTTGCGAAGATCAAGGAGCCCCTCGGGGTTCCGAACCTCCTTGCGCTGCAGACCGAAAGCTTCGACTGGCTGCTCGGCAACGCCGCATGGAAGGGTCGCGTCGAGGCTGCGCTGGAGTCCGGTCAGGACGTCCCCACCAAGTCCGGTCTGGAGGAGATCTTCGAAGAGATCTCCCCGATCGAGGACTTCTCCGGGTCGATGTCGCTGACGTTCCGCGACCACCGCTTCGAGCCCCCGAAGAACAGCATCGACGAGTGCAAGGAGCGCGACTTCACGTACGCGGCTCCGCTCTTCGTCACCGCCGAATTCACCAACAACGAGACCGGCGAGATCAAGTCCCAGACGGTCTTCATGGGCGACTTTCCGCTCATGACCAACAAGGGCACCTTCTGCATCAACGGCACCGAGCGTGTCGTCGTCTCGCAGCTGGTCCGCTCGCCGGGCGTCTACTTCGACAGCCAGATCGACAAGACGTCCGACAAGGACATCTTCTCCGCCAAGATCATCCCGTCCCGGGGTGCCTGGCTGGAGATGGAGATCGACAAGCGCGACATGGTCGGCGTGCGCATCGACCGCAAGCGCAAGCAGTCGGTGACCGTCCTCCTCAAGGCCCTCGGCTGGACGACCGAGCAGATCCTGGAGGAGTTCGGCGAGTACGAGTCGATGCGCGCCACCCTGGAGAAGGACCACACCCAGGGCCAGGACGACGCGCTGCTCGACATCTACCGCAAGCTGCGTCCGGGCGAGCCGCCGACGCGTGAGGCCGCGCAGACGCTGCTGGAGAACCTCTACTTCAACCCGAAGCGCTACGACCTCGCCAAGGTCGGCCGCTACAAGGTCAACAAGAAGCTCGGCGGCGACGAGCCGCTGGACGCCGGCGTCCTCACCACCGACGACATCATCGCCACGATCAAGTACCTGGTGAAGCTGCACGCCGGTGAGACCGAGACGATCGGTGAGAACGGCACGGAGATCGTCGTCGAGACCGACGACATCGACCACTTCGGCAACCGCCGTCTGCGCAACGTCGGCGAGCTGATCCAGAACCAGGTCCGTACGGGTCTCGCCCGTATGGAGCGCGTCGTGCGCGAGCGCATGACCACCCAGGACGTCGAGGCGATCACGCCGCAGACCCTGATCAACATCCGGCCGGTCGTCGCCTCCATCAAGGAGTTCTTCGGCACCAGCCAGCTGTCCCAGTTCATGGACCAGACCAACCCGCTGTCGGGTCTGACCCACAAGCGTCGTCTCTCGGCGCTGGGCCCGGGTGGTCTCTCCCGTGAGCGGGCCGGCCTGGACGTCCGTGACGTGCACCCGTCGCACTACGGCCGTATGTGCCCGATCGAGACCCCTGAGGGTCCCAACATCGGTCTGATCGGTTCGCTCGCGTCCTACGGCCGGGTCAACGTCTTCGGCTTCATCGAGACCCCGTACCGCAAGGTCATCGACGGTCAGGTCACCGAAGAGGTCAAGTACCTCACGGCCGACGAGGAAGACCGCTACATCATCGCCCAGGCGAACGCCCCGCTGACCGAGGACATGCGCTTCGCCGAGCAGCGTGTGCTGGTCCGCCGGCGCGGCGGCGAGGCGGACCTCGTCAACGCCGAAGAGGTCGACTTCATGGACGTCTCGCCGCGCCAGATGGTGTCGGCCGCGACCGCCATGATCCCGTTCCTCGAGCACGACGACGCCAACCGCGCGCTCATGGGCTCGAACATGATGCGCCAGGCCGTACCGCTGATCAAGGCCGAGGCGCCGCTGGTCGGTACCGGCATGGAGTACCGCTGCGCGGTCGACGCCGGCGACGTCATCAAGGCCGAGAAGGACGGTGTGGTCCAGGAGGTCTCCGCGGACTACATCACCGTCGCCAACGACGACGGCACGTACACCACGTACCGCGTCGCCAAGTTCACCCGCTCGAACCAGGGCACGTCCTTCAACCAGAAGGTCGTCGTGGACGAGGGCGCGCGGGTCATCGAGGGCCAGGTCCTCGCCGACGGTCCGTCCACGGACGAGGGCGAGATGGCGCTCGGCAAGAACCTGCTCGTGGCGTTCATGCCGTGGGAGGGTCACAACTACGAGGACGCGATCATCCTGTCGCAGCGCCTCGTGCAGGACGACGTCCTCTCCTCGATCCACATCGAGGAGCACGAGGTCGACGCCCGTGACACCAAGCTGGGCCCCGAGGAGATCACCCGGGACATCCCGAACGTCTCCGAGGAGGTCCTCGCCGACCTCGACGAGCGCGGCATCATCCGCATCGGTGCCGAGGTCGTCGCCGGCGACATCCTGGTCGGCAAGGTCACCCCGAAGGGTGAGACCGAGCTGACCCCGGAGGAGCGCCTGCTCCGCGCGATCTTCGGTGAGAAGGCCCGTGAGGTCCGTGACACCTCGCTGAAGGTGCCGCACGGTGAGACCGGCAAGGTCATCGGCGTGCGCGTCTTCGACCGCGAGGAGGGCGACGAGCTGCCCCCGGGCGTGAACCAGCTGGTCCGCGTCTACGTCGCGCAGAAGCGCAAGATCACCGACGGTGACAAGCTCGCCGGCCGCCACGGCAACAAGGGCGTCATCTCGAAGATCCTGCCGGTCGAGGACATGCCGTTCCTGGAGGACGGCACCCCGGTCGACATCATCCTCAACCCGCTGGGTGTCCCGTCCCGAATGAACCCGGGACAGGTCCTGGAGATCCACCTCGGCTGGCTCGCCAGCCAGGGCTGGAAGGTCGAGGGTTCCGAGGAGTGGCAGCAGCGGCTGCAGGCCATCGGCGCCGACGACGTCGCGCCGCGGACCAACGTCGCCACGCCGGTCTTCGACGGTGCGCGCCAGGACGAGCTGCAGGGTCTGTTCGACTCCACGCTCCCCAACCGCGACGGCGAGCGCATGGTGAAGAGCTCCGGCAAGGCCCGGCTCTTCGACGGCCGCTCCGGCGAGCCGTTCCCGGACCCGATCTCGGTCGGGTACATGTACATCCTCAAGCTGCACCACCTGGTCGACGACAAGCTCCACGCCCGCTCGACCGGTCCGTACTCGATGATCACCCAGCAGCCGCTGGGTGGTAAGGCCCAGTTCGGTGGCCAGCGCTTCGGTGAGATGGAGGTGTGGGCGCTGGAGGCGTACGGCGCCGCTTACGCACTCCAGGAGCTGCTGACGATCAAGTCCGACGACGTGACCGGCCGCGTGAAGGTCTACGAGGCCATCGTCAAGGGCGAGAACATCCCCGAGCCCGGCATTCCCGAGTCCTTCAAGGTGCTCATCAAGGAAATGCAGTCGCTGTGCCTGAACGTGGAGGTGCTGTCCTCGGACGGCATGTCCATCGAGATGCGCGACACCGACGAGGACGTCTTCCGCGCGGCGGAGGAGCTCGGTATCGACCTGTCCCGGCGCGAGCCGAGCAGCGTCGAAGAGGTCTGA
- the secE gene encoding preprotein translocase subunit SecE, translating to MTDALGSIDMPERGRSDDDATESKKKPRRGGKRGKKGPLARLALFYRQIIAELRKVVWPTRNQLSTYTTVVIVFVVIVIGLVTVIDLGIKEVVDYVFA from the coding sequence GTGACGGACGCCCTGGGCTCCATCGACATGCCTGAGCGTGGCCGTTCGGACGACGACGCGACCGAGTCGAAGAAGAAGCCCCGCCGCGGCGGCAAGCGCGGCAAGAAGGGCCCTCTCGCCCGGCTCGCACTGTTCTACCGCCAGATCATCGCGGAGCTCCGCAAGGTCGTCTGGCCGACGCGGAACCAGCTTTCGACGTACACCACCGTGGTGATCGTCTTCGTAGTCATCGTCATCGGTCTCGTAACCGTGATTGACTTGGGAATCAAGGAAGTCGTCGATTACGTCTTCGCCTGA
- the nusG gene encoding transcription termination/antitermination protein NusG, producing the protein MSDPNLNEPAEPVAAAAADVDAAATAEVEGDDTPQEIVEGADAVDELDAEDAAAGEPAEEAAVRTEDDEATAEAAEDAAEEEPVDPIAALREELRGLPGEWYVIHTYAGYEKRVKANLEQRAVSLNVEDFIYQAEVPEEEIVQIKNGERKNVRQNKLPGYVLVRMDLTNESWGVVRNTPGVTGFVGNAYDPYPLTLDEIVKMLAPEAEEKAAKEAAEAEGKPAPQRKVEVQVLDFEVGDSVTVTDGPFATLQATINEINADSKKVKGLVEIFGRETPVELSFDQIQKN; encoded by the coding sequence GTGTCTGACCCGAACCTGAACGAGCCCGCCGAGCCCGTCGCGGCGGCAGCGGCCGACGTCGACGCGGCGGCTACGGCCGAGGTCGAGGGCGACGACACCCCGCAGGAGATCGTCGAGGGCGCCGACGCCGTCGACGAGCTCGACGCGGAGGACGCTGCCGCCGGCGAGCCGGCCGAGGAAGCCGCGGTGCGCACCGAGGACGACGAGGCCACCGCCGAGGCCGCCGAGGACGCGGCCGAGGAGGAGCCCGTCGACCCGATCGCGGCGCTCCGCGAGGAGCTGCGCGGCCTGCCCGGCGAGTGGTACGTCATCCACACCTACGCGGGCTACGAGAAGCGCGTGAAGGCCAACCTGGAGCAGCGCGCCGTCTCGCTCAACGTCGAGGACTTCATCTACCAGGCCGAGGTCCCCGAGGAAGAGATCGTCCAGATCAAGAACGGCGAGCGGAAGAACGTCCGTCAGAACAAGCTCCCGGGCTACGTGCTCGTGCGCATGGACCTGACGAACGAGTCCTGGGGCGTCGTCCGCAACACGCCGGGTGTCACCGGATTCGTCGGCAACGCCTACGACCCGTACCCGCTCACGCTCGACGAGATCGTCAAGATGCTCGCCCCGGAGGCCGAGGAGAAGGCCGCCAAGGAGGCCGCCGAGGCCGAGGGCAAGCCGGCGCCGCAGCGCAAGGTCGAGGTCCAGGTGCTGGACTTCGAGGTGGGCGACTCGGTCACCGTTACCGACGGTCCGTTCGCCACGCTGCAGGCCACGATCAACGAGATCAACGCCGACTCGAAGAAGGTCAAGGGCCTCGTCGAGATCTTCGGCCGCGAGACCCCGGTCGAGCTGAGCTTCGACCAGATCCAGAAGAACTGA
- the rplL gene encoding 50S ribosomal protein L7/L12, protein MAKLSQEDLLAQFEEMTLIELSEFVKAFEEKFDVEAAAPAAVVAAAPGQGGGEAAAAEEQDEFDVILTGAGDKKIQVIKVVRELTSLGLKEAKDLVDGTPKPVLEKVAKDAADKAKEALEGAGASVEVK, encoded by the coding sequence ATGGCGAAGCTCAGCCAGGAAGACCTGCTCGCGCAGTTCGAGGAGATGACCCTCATCGAGCTCTCCGAGTTCGTGAAGGCGTTCGAGGAGAAGTTCGACGTCGAGGCCGCCGCCCCGGCCGCCGTCGTTGCCGCTGCCCCGGGTCAGGGTGGTGGCGAAGCCGCCGCCGCCGAGGAGCAGGACGAGTTCGACGTCATCCTCACCGGTGCGGGCGACAAGAAGATCCAGGTCATCAAGGTCGTGCGTGAACTGACCTCCCTGGGTCTGAAGGAGGCCAAGGACCTCGTGGACGGCACCCCGAAGCCGGTCCTCGAGAAGGTCGCCAAGGACGCCGCCGACAAGGCCAAGGAGGCCCTCGAGGGCGCCGGCGCCTCCGTCGAGGTCAAGTGA